Below is a genomic region from Cryptosporangium phraense.
CGTCGGTGTCGGCGACGAAGCCGGGAGAGTGCATCCCCACCGGGTGCGCGACGGTGCCGAGCTGCTCGGCGGCCCGCCGGTACAGGTCGACGTAGGGCGCGAACCGTCCGGCCGGCCCACCGATGATCGCGAGCATCAGCGGCAGCCCGTAGCGGGCCGTGCGCACCACCGACTGCGGCGATCCGCCGACGCCGACCCAGGTGTCGAGGCGGCCGGACTCGGTCTTCGGGTACACGTCGGCGTCGACCAGCGGCGCCCGGACCGTGCCCTCCCAGGTCACCGGCTGCTCGTCGAGCAGCGACGCGAACAGCTCGACCTTCTCCTCGAACAGCTTGTCGTAGTCGCTCAGGTCGTAGCCGAACAGCGGGAACGACTCGGTGAACGACCCGCGGCCGAGGATCACCTGGGCCCGGCCGTTCGACAGCGCGTCCACGGTCGCGAACCGCTGGAAGACCCGGACCGGGTCGTCGGAGCTGAGCACGGTGACGCCGGAGGCGAGCTTGATCCGCTCGGTCTTGGTCGCGATGCCGGCGAGCACGGTCTCCGGGGTGGAGATCGAGTACTCCGGGCGGTGGTGCTCGCCCAGCGCGATCACGTCGACGCCGAGTTCGTCGGCGAGCACGGCCTCGTCCACGACCTGCCGGATCGCGGCGGCGGAACTCAAGAGGGCGCCGGTGTCGTCGGACGGCACGTCGCCGAATGTGTCGAGGCCCATCACGAGGTCGGTCACTGCACTGCCCTCCAGGTCGTTTCTGTTGACACGTCAATCACCTGGAGGGGGCGGCTATTCCCCGCGCTGCACGCGCGGCTCGACGACATATCGGGGTTCTGAAGGCCCTCAGAACCCCGATATGTCGTCAATCCGCGAGGCGCCCCGCGATCGCGGCGCCCAGGCTCCGGGTGGTTCCTGTGCCGCCCAGGTCAGGGGTGAGCGCGTCGCGCTCTTCGCTGAGCGCCGACTCGATCGCGCCCAGCACGGCCGCGGCGGCGGCCTCCTCGCCCAGGTGTTCGAGCATCATCGCGCCGCACCAGATCTGACCGATCGGGTTGGCGATGCCCTGCCCGGCGATGTCCGGCGCGGAGCCGTGCACCGGCTCGAACAGGCTCGGAAACCGCCGTTCCGGGTTGATGTTCGCGCTCGGTGCGATGCCGAGCGTCCCGGTGCAGGCCGGGCCGAGGTCGGACAGGATGTCGCCGAACAGGTTGCTGGCCACGACGACGTCGAACCGTTCCGGGTGCAGCACGAAGTTCGCCGCCAGCGCGTCGATGTGGTATTTGTCGGTTTCTACGCTCGGGTAGTCGGCGGCCATCGCCGCGACCCGCTCGTCCCAGTACGGCATCGTGATCGAGATCCCGTTGCTCTTGGTGGCCGAGGTCAGATGGCGGGCGTCCCGCCGGGACGCGTACTCGAACGCGAACCTCAGCACCCGGTCGACGCCGTGCCGCGTCATGACGGTCTCCTGCAGCACGGTCTCCCGGTCGGTCCCCTCGAAGATGCGTCCTCCGATGCTGGAGTACTCACCTTCGGTGTTCTCCCGGACGACGACGAAGTCGATCTCGCCCGGCGAACGGTCCGCCAACGGACTCCGGACGCCCGGCAGCAACCGGCACGGCCGCAGGTTGACGTACTGGTCGAACACGCGCCGGAACTGCAGCAGGCTGCCCCACAGCGACACGTGGTCGGGCACCACCGAGGGCCAGCCGACCGCACCGAAGAAGATCGCGTCGAACGGCTCCAGCGTCGGCTGCCAGTCGGACGGCAGCATCGTCCCGTGCTTCTCCCAGTAGGCCGCGCTGGCGAAGTCGAACTCGACCAGGTCCAGCGAGAACCCGAACGCGTCGGCCGCGGCGAGCAGACAGCGGACGCCCTCCGGCACGACCTCGGTGCCGATCCCGTCGCCCGGGATCACCGCGATGCGATACATGCCCGTACCTTCCGTGGCCCGCCCGGCTTCCCGCAAGGCGGTTGACGGCAACCCTGCCTTTCCCGTAGCGAAAGGCCCATGATCGACGATCTGGCGTTCTTCCGGGTGGTCGCCCGCAGCGAGACGCTCACCGCCGCCTCGCGCGCCCTCGG
It encodes:
- a CDS encoding LLM class flavin-dependent oxidoreductase; its protein translation is MTDLVMGLDTFGDVPSDDTGALLSSAAAIRQVVDEAVLADELGVDVIALGEHHRPEYSISTPETVLAGIATKTERIKLASGVTVLSSDDPVRVFQRFATVDALSNGRAQVILGRGSFTESFPLFGYDLSDYDKLFEEKVELFASLLDEQPVTWEGTVRAPLVDADVYPKTESGRLDTWVGVGGSPQSVVRTARYGLPLMLAIIGGPAGRFAPYVDLYRRAAEQLGTVAHPVGMHSPGFVADTDEEAKELFYPSWKIQRDRIGALRGWPPLRRAEFDAEVEGGSMYIGSPETVARRIAAAVKTLGVGRFDMIYTGGAQPVSARLRAVELYGAKVIPMVREMVAS
- a CDS encoding tartrate dehydrogenase, which produces MYRIAVIPGDGIGTEVVPEGVRCLLAAADAFGFSLDLVEFDFASAAYWEKHGTMLPSDWQPTLEPFDAIFFGAVGWPSVVPDHVSLWGSLLQFRRVFDQYVNLRPCRLLPGVRSPLADRSPGEIDFVVVRENTEGEYSSIGGRIFEGTDRETVLQETVMTRHGVDRVLRFAFEYASRRDARHLTSATKSNGISITMPYWDERVAAMAADYPSVETDKYHIDALAANFVLHPERFDVVVASNLFGDILSDLGPACTGTLGIAPSANINPERRFPSLFEPVHGSAPDIAGQGIANPIGQIWCGAMMLEHLGEEAAAAAVLGAIESALSEERDALTPDLGGTGTTRSLGAAIAGRLAD